One Lacticaseibacillus rhamnosus genomic window carries:
- a CDS encoding pyridoxal phosphate-dependent aminotransferase: MHLAKRILNVAPSATLALSNQTKDLKAKGADVIDLSIGQPDFSTPKAIDDAAIAAIQAGNASFYTAATGIPELKQAISDRIFAQDGIRYDHRQIVATTGAKFALYALFQVFLNPGDEVLIPVPYWVSYEEQIKLASGVPHLVMPAVGHKVSVDDLEAARTDKTRALIINSPQNPSGVVYDRTELTLIGNWALKHHILVVTDDIYRDLIYNGTTYTSMISIDPDIAANTVLISGVSKSYAMTGWRIGYAAGPEKLIQAMATFISHTTSNPAAVSEYAAVAALTGDQQVVEKMRRAFEERLNLFYDLLADIPGFDMGDKPQGAFYLFPNIKRAAQLSHYGTVDDFISALLTETGVAIVPGRAFGMPDHARISYCKDLASLKEAARRIREFVGK, from the coding sequence GTGCATTTAGCAAAAAGAATCCTCAACGTCGCACCGTCAGCGACATTGGCCTTAAGTAATCAGACGAAAGACTTAAAGGCAAAAGGTGCCGATGTCATTGATTTGTCTATTGGCCAACCAGATTTTTCAACCCCTAAGGCGATTGATGACGCAGCTATTGCGGCGATTCAGGCTGGTAATGCCAGTTTCTATACGGCAGCAACCGGTATTCCGGAATTAAAGCAGGCGATTAGTGACCGGATATTTGCCCAAGACGGTATTCGTTATGATCATCGTCAAATCGTTGCAACCACCGGCGCTAAGTTTGCTTTGTATGCCTTATTTCAGGTTTTCTTAAACCCGGGAGATGAGGTGCTGATTCCTGTCCCATACTGGGTTTCCTACGAGGAACAGATTAAATTGGCGAGTGGCGTGCCACATCTGGTCATGCCAGCAGTCGGACATAAAGTCAGTGTCGATGATCTTGAAGCGGCTCGGACCGATAAAACCCGGGCATTGATTATCAATTCGCCACAAAATCCAAGCGGCGTTGTCTATGATCGCACGGAACTGACCTTAATTGGCAATTGGGCGCTGAAGCATCATATTTTGGTAGTGACTGACGATATTTACCGGGATCTGATTTATAACGGTACGACTTACACCTCAATGATTAGTATCGATCCCGATATCGCAGCGAATACTGTTTTAATTTCCGGCGTCTCCAAGTCATATGCGATGACGGGTTGGCGGATTGGTTATGCGGCCGGTCCGGAAAAGCTGATTCAGGCCATGGCGACCTTTATTAGCCACACGACCTCTAATCCGGCAGCAGTTTCCGAATACGCCGCGGTGGCAGCTTTAACTGGCGATCAGCAGGTTGTTGAAAAGATGCGCCGTGCCTTTGAAGAACGGCTGAATCTTTTCTATGATCTTCTGGCAGATATTCCCGGTTTCGATATGGGAGATAAACCGCAAGGCGCCTTCTACCTTTTCCCGAATATTAAGCGTGCCGCTCAATTGAGTCATTATGGTACGGTTGATGACTTTATCAGTGCACTGTTGACTGAAACCGGGGTTGCCATTGTTCCTGGACGGGCGTTTGGCATGCCGGACCATGCGCGGATTAGTTATTGTAAAGATTTGGCCAGTCTGAAAGAGGCCGCCCGGCGTATCCGGGAGTTTGTTGGTAAATAA
- a CDS encoding cell wall elongation regulator TseB-like domain-containing protein — protein MRHHRRFDWVKFLFIGGLIVLIIAAIGIYAKSLSPYQQLRDQAEKIATNRADLKTVNGFWWYNRDKSYLTVAGQTKKNQSVYVVIQKKTGKVTILNQKSGITRQKAIQQVTQTSAPKKILNASLGKRGSEFVWDIGYLSKSGKLNYVTYSFRSGEQLNAIKNL, from the coding sequence ATGCGTCATCATCGTCGATTCGACTGGGTCAAATTCTTATTTATCGGTGGCCTGATTGTTCTCATCATCGCTGCCATCGGAATTTATGCCAAGAGTCTGTCACCTTACCAACAATTGCGCGACCAAGCGGAAAAAATTGCTACCAATCGGGCTGATTTAAAAACCGTGAACGGCTTCTGGTGGTACAACCGTGATAAGAGTTATCTCACCGTTGCCGGTCAAACCAAGAAGAATCAGTCAGTTTACGTTGTGATTCAGAAAAAGACAGGTAAGGTAACGATTTTAAACCAAAAGTCCGGAATTACCCGGCAAAAAGCCATTCAACAGGTGACCCAAACCAGCGCTCCCAAGAAAATTCTGAATGCATCACTGGGTAAAAGAGGATCGGAATTTGTCTGGGATATTGGCTATCTGTCAAAGTCTGGTAAACTGAACTACGTGACGTACAGTTTTCGCAGCGGCGAACAATTGAACGCGATCAAAAATTTATAA
- a CDS encoding helicase C-terminal domain-containing protein, with amino-acid sequence MNADTTFAVVDLETTGTSVKDGDRMIQFGCALVRHGKIIQTISQMINPDRSVPQTIQRLTGISPERLVAAPYFDEVAPALHQVLTKTVFVAHNVNFDYPFLNAEFERIGLPKLQLEAIDTVELAQVLLPEISSFRLSDLTTHFAIQHDNPHQADSDATSTAKLLLQLKARFQALPTPTQQALIQRHDGFIRETGDYLKMIASPPRPLKKEFVQVGPLVLRRPMTTPTDLAAAGAYPATELAKKHLLQPRYRFRKAQAKMMDAIFTHAQKTEIPLFIEAGTGLGKTLGYLLPYAYLATPEHKLVVATSTLVLQTQLITQAIPALDALLGRTLPTVELKSPQHYLDLNKFAASLHQEGPTRQTQLLQMKLLVWLTQTTTGDLDELHLTTYRAPLFAEIRHTGDVGTPFINPFYTFDFYRRLQAKLADAVVVVTNHAFLSRHADTLPFKRPFLVVDEAQHFADNTAAAFARRVALDHLNHHLHRVWQLSEPDERHSLTAIYQSEPAMLTVLQQLNQQAATAETAVNTLQRQIHRHFFFGKTTAASGFVNLSLDSAAAKWLEQTQTTTIKSLIKVLGRLTVTTDKLIADFNRRPHFFLKSDGQQFQALAALRIALADHRRLLQELLSRLPDLIAGQAVMMSVNLRQITDVASLELSWDVFQVGSAVQQLIHHFEAPVFVGATLTAERSFDFLTAQLGYHKLPESSFLKLRSPFHYRDQAKVLVATDAPHAADVSDDAYADYLAMAIEQLADNQYQTIVLFNSLSVIEAVYQRLIHRPIAGHKELLAQGVTGSAEKIAKRFAVGDQSLLLGAASFFEGIDYPDRLLEIVILTRLPFDAPEAPITKARYRQIQLSGGDPFTEDALPRAILRLRQSFGRLIRTETDRGAFIILDPRFITTAYGKKMQKSLPNIKPMTLPLTDIPGYIRMWLRNKSANRPV; translated from the coding sequence ATGAATGCTGACACCACTTTTGCTGTGGTTGATTTGGAAACAACCGGAACCAGTGTCAAAGACGGCGACCGTATGATTCAATTCGGTTGTGCTTTGGTGCGCCATGGCAAGATCATTCAAACAATTTCACAAATGATCAACCCGGATCGGTCAGTCCCGCAGACGATCCAGCGGTTGACCGGAATCAGCCCTGAACGGTTAGTCGCGGCGCCATATTTTGATGAGGTAGCGCCCGCGCTTCACCAAGTGCTAACTAAGACGGTCTTTGTGGCGCACAATGTTAATTTTGATTATCCGTTTCTAAATGCAGAGTTTGAGCGTATCGGTTTACCAAAATTACAGCTTGAGGCGATTGATACTGTTGAGTTGGCACAGGTGTTACTTCCAGAAATCAGCAGTTTTCGACTCAGTGATTTGACGACTCATTTTGCGATCCAACATGACAACCCGCATCAAGCCGATAGTGACGCTACCAGTACCGCGAAACTACTGTTGCAACTAAAGGCGCGCTTTCAGGCCTTACCGACACCAACGCAACAGGCCTTGATTCAGCGTCACGATGGCTTTATTCGCGAAACCGGTGATTATCTGAAAATGATCGCGTCACCTCCCAGACCGTTAAAAAAAGAATTTGTTCAGGTCGGGCCATTGGTGTTACGTCGGCCGATGACTACACCAACCGATTTGGCAGCGGCTGGCGCTTATCCAGCAACCGAACTAGCCAAAAAACATCTGCTACAGCCGCGCTATCGCTTTCGTAAAGCACAGGCCAAGATGATGGATGCCATTTTCACGCATGCGCAAAAAACCGAAATACCATTATTCATCGAAGCAGGGACTGGCTTGGGAAAGACGTTGGGCTATTTACTGCCTTATGCTTACCTTGCCACACCTGAGCACAAGTTGGTTGTGGCAACGTCAACCCTGGTTTTGCAAACGCAGCTGATAACGCAAGCCATTCCCGCACTTGATGCCTTGCTTGGGCGCACGTTACCCACGGTTGAGCTGAAAAGTCCCCAGCATTATCTTGATCTCAATAAATTTGCCGCTAGTCTTCACCAAGAAGGACCGACTCGCCAAACCCAACTGTTGCAAATGAAATTACTGGTATGGCTGACTCAAACAACGACAGGAGATTTAGATGAGCTGCATTTAACCACTTATCGCGCGCCGTTGTTTGCTGAAATCCGGCATACCGGTGATGTTGGCACGCCATTTATCAATCCTTTTTATACGTTCGATTTTTATCGGCGGCTGCAGGCTAAATTGGCTGACGCAGTGGTGGTGGTAACAAACCACGCGTTTCTTTCACGGCATGCAGACACGTTACCATTTAAACGGCCATTTCTAGTGGTCGATGAGGCGCAGCACTTTGCCGACAATACTGCTGCCGCGTTTGCACGGCGGGTGGCGCTTGACCACTTAAATCATCATTTGCATCGTGTATGGCAATTGAGTGAACCAGACGAACGGCATTCTTTGACTGCGATTTATCAAAGTGAACCTGCCATGCTAACGGTGTTACAGCAACTGAATCAACAGGCAGCCACTGCCGAGACGGCTGTGAATACCTTGCAGCGTCAGATCCATCGCCACTTCTTTTTTGGCAAAACAACTGCAGCTTCAGGTTTTGTGAACTTAAGTTTGGATTCAGCAGCGGCCAAGTGGCTCGAACAGACACAAACGACCACCATCAAATCGCTCATTAAGGTTCTCGGGCGGTTGACGGTCACAACTGACAAATTAATTGCTGATTTTAACCGCCGACCGCATTTCTTCTTAAAAAGCGATGGTCAGCAGTTTCAAGCGTTAGCAGCGCTGCGAATCGCCTTGGCAGATCATCGCCGGCTTCTTCAAGAGTTACTAAGCCGGTTGCCGGATTTAATTGCCGGGCAGGCGGTGATGATGTCCGTTAATTTACGCCAGATTACCGATGTGGCGAGTCTGGAATTAAGTTGGGATGTTTTCCAAGTCGGATCTGCCGTTCAGCAACTGATTCATCATTTTGAAGCGCCAGTATTCGTCGGTGCCACCTTGACGGCTGAGCGTTCATTTGATTTTCTAACTGCCCAATTAGGCTATCACAAATTACCGGAATCCAGCTTCTTAAAACTCCGCAGTCCATTTCATTATCGCGATCAGGCCAAGGTTTTAGTGGCAACAGATGCTCCTCATGCCGCAGACGTCTCGGATGATGCCTACGCTGATTATTTAGCGATGGCCATTGAACAACTGGCGGATAATCAATATCAAACGATTGTCTTATTTAATTCTTTATCCGTCATTGAGGCCGTCTACCAACGTTTGATCCATCGACCAATTGCCGGGCATAAAGAGCTATTGGCTCAAGGGGTCACCGGTTCAGCGGAAAAAATTGCCAAACGGTTTGCAGTTGGCGACCAGAGTTTACTATTAGGGGCAGCAAGCTTTTTTGAAGGCATTGATTATCCCGATCGACTGCTTGAAATCGTCATTCTAACGCGGTTGCCCTTTGATGCGCCTGAAGCGCCGATCACCAAAGCCCGATACCGTCAGATTCAATTAAGCGGCGGCGATCCGTTCACAGAAGATGCCCTACCGCGTGCGATCTTGCGGCTGCGTCAAAGCTTCGGCCGCCTCATCCGCACCGAAACCGACCGCGGCGCCTTCATCATCCTCGATCCACGCTTCATCACCACCGCGTATGGTAAGAAAATGCAAAAATCCTTACCAAATATTAAACCAATGACATTGCCACTCACCGATATTCCGGGTTACATTAGAATGTGGTTAAGAAACAAGAGCGCGAACAGGCCCGTTTAG
- the addA gene encoding helicase-exonuclease AddAB subunit AddA, with product MTQFTPSQQAAISHHGHDMLVSASAGSGKTTVLVERIIQKILKQHADITRMLIVTFTRAATSEMRTKIQTALKQTLTAKRHELNAEDRRHLANQIAMVNAAKISTLDAFSLQIVQTYYYVIDLDPGFRLLTDETERYMLQEQVWNDLREQFYAGDEAAEFEQLTANFSGDRDDSGLQDLMFELMRQAAATTDPKAYLQQLAKPYAPEAWAATFTHQIWPRTKRKLMQVFTTLTQADELANRLPNPVWHQQITADLNPLQSLLDNPEPSYEAVRDALVQHDFLAWSRASKGLDDDDKALKNEAKQLRDAAKKIWQDQLAPDFALTSEQITDLLRTVQPMMTMLTEVALTFLDALTAEKAVRHVQDYSDIAHNALRILQQKDPQTGAPIADNYRASFDEVMVDEYQDISPLQEALLAAVSTTDPGDRFMVGDVKQSIYGFRLADPQLFIQKYQAFANHPETPTAPERIILAENFRSTKNVLAFTNLIFSQIMDPEVGDLAYDDNAALKYGALDYGDCHPAVKVMLYSKATSDDDDETDATSDWSATDEDDEPLDVATGQTQMVIAEIQRLVSDPHAQLWDRANQQYRRIRYRDITLLTRQTTQNSLIQTQFAAAGVPLFVADTKNFFKTTELMVMLALLKIIDNPKQDIPLVAVLRSPIVGLSADQLALIRLAAKQVPYYDAVTAFLTGTPTTPLAKRTHATLAAFLDQLNHFRDLARENDLVTLLWAIYQETGFLDYVGGTPGGSQRQANLLALVDRARTYESGGFKGLFAFIHFITLMQKQDQDLATPAQVDPDNDAVKLMTIHKSKGLEFPVVFVLQTNKHFNRRDQSGPAILTKNGIGIKWLDPQTRVEYELPQYQAAKAARQNQTLAEEMRLLYVALTRAQQRLYVVGATMSGQQLTSADKTVAKWAKAAEGEQLTLAPQIRGAATNYLDWIGPALIRHPQVKGLTETTVKPALIADPTEFSIAIETHPQIKVGVATKTPAKTDAPAIDLTGWFAKQYPFQAATTTAGFQSVSEIKRAFDDPDTMELVSADRFLGQKPPLHDLSAPAFLTETSGGGNAAAIGTATHLLLQLVDLTKPITLNSLEALRHHLITTGVMPAEVAKRIDLTALVRFFATDLGQLLQAKPQQVQREVPFSMLLPANQLFEILQNDPGEDVLVHGIMDGYVTEADGVTLFDYKTDHEPDPAKLVARYRGQLNLYAQALAQLQPEPVTHRYLVLLRTGTIVDLVAESTGK from the coding sequence ATGACGCAATTTACCCCATCGCAACAAGCTGCCATTAGCCATCACGGCCATGATATGTTGGTATCAGCCTCGGCTGGCAGCGGCAAGACCACTGTATTAGTTGAACGCATTATTCAAAAGATTCTCAAACAACACGCCGATATTACCAGAATGTTGATCGTGACTTTTACGCGAGCGGCAACTTCGGAAATGCGGACTAAGATTCAGACTGCCTTGAAGCAAACACTGACCGCCAAGCGACATGAGTTAAATGCTGAGGATCGGCGCCATCTGGCCAACCAGATTGCCATGGTGAATGCAGCCAAAATCAGTACGTTGGATGCGTTTAGCTTGCAAATCGTCCAAACTTATTACTATGTTATCGATTTAGATCCAGGCTTTCGATTACTGACTGATGAAACTGAGCGCTATATGTTACAAGAACAGGTTTGGAACGATTTGCGCGAACAATTTTATGCTGGTGACGAAGCGGCGGAATTCGAGCAATTGACCGCTAACTTTAGCGGCGATCGGGATGATAGTGGCCTTCAGGATTTAATGTTCGAGTTAATGCGCCAAGCTGCTGCCACAACCGATCCTAAAGCTTACTTGCAACAACTGGCAAAGCCTTATGCACCAGAAGCTTGGGCGGCGACCTTCACGCACCAGATTTGGCCGCGAACCAAGCGCAAACTCATGCAAGTATTTACCACGCTGACGCAAGCGGATGAGCTGGCCAACCGCTTGCCAAATCCAGTCTGGCATCAACAAATCACGGCCGATTTGAACCCGTTACAAAGTTTATTAGACAACCCTGAGCCGAGCTATGAAGCGGTTCGCGACGCCTTAGTTCAGCATGACTTCTTGGCGTGGTCTCGCGCCAGCAAAGGTCTTGATGACGACGACAAAGCACTCAAAAATGAGGCTAAACAACTGCGGGATGCCGCTAAAAAAATATGGCAGGATCAGTTGGCACCGGATTTTGCCTTAACGAGTGAGCAAATCACCGACTTACTGCGCACGGTGCAACCGATGATGACCATGCTGACGGAGGTGGCCTTAACCTTTTTAGATGCGCTGACCGCAGAAAAGGCGGTTCGGCATGTGCAAGACTATAGCGATATTGCGCATAACGCACTGCGAATCCTGCAGCAAAAAGATCCCCAAACCGGCGCACCGATTGCTGACAATTATCGCGCCAGTTTCGATGAGGTGATGGTCGACGAGTATCAAGACATTAGCCCCTTACAAGAAGCGTTACTGGCAGCCGTCAGCACAACCGACCCCGGCGATCGCTTTATGGTCGGGGATGTGAAGCAAAGTATCTATGGATTTCGCTTAGCTGACCCGCAGTTATTCATTCAAAAATATCAGGCGTTTGCCAATCATCCGGAAACACCCACCGCACCTGAACGGATTATTTTGGCAGAAAATTTTCGCTCGACTAAAAATGTTTTGGCGTTCACCAATCTTATTTTTAGCCAGATTATGGATCCTGAAGTCGGCGATTTGGCTTATGACGACAATGCTGCGTTAAAGTATGGTGCGCTTGATTATGGCGATTGCCACCCAGCGGTCAAAGTCATGCTGTATAGCAAAGCGACTTCGGACGATGATGACGAAACCGACGCGACTTCGGACTGGTCTGCAACCGATGAAGATGACGAGCCGCTGGATGTTGCGACCGGTCAAACGCAAATGGTCATTGCCGAGATCCAGCGGTTAGTTTCGGACCCCCATGCACAATTATGGGATCGCGCCAACCAGCAATATCGGCGTATCCGGTATCGTGATATTACGCTTTTAACACGCCAAACCACCCAAAACAGCCTCATTCAAACCCAATTTGCTGCAGCCGGCGTACCATTATTCGTGGCTGATACCAAGAATTTCTTCAAGACGACGGAATTGATGGTGATGCTGGCACTCCTCAAAATCATCGATAATCCTAAGCAAGATATTCCGTTAGTTGCGGTTTTGCGCTCGCCGATTGTCGGCCTCTCAGCTGATCAGTTAGCCTTGATTCGATTGGCAGCCAAACAAGTACCTTATTATGACGCGGTGACCGCTTTTCTCACCGGAACACCGACAACGCCGCTGGCTAAACGCACCCACGCTACTTTGGCCGCGTTCTTGGACCAACTCAATCATTTTCGCGATCTGGCCCGGGAAAATGATCTAGTGACATTACTGTGGGCCATTTATCAGGAAACCGGCTTTCTCGATTATGTTGGCGGCACCCCTGGCGGCAGTCAACGCCAGGCAAATTTACTTGCCTTGGTTGATCGTGCTCGGACTTATGAATCTGGCGGCTTTAAAGGTTTGTTTGCCTTCATTCATTTCATTACCTTGATGCAAAAGCAGGATCAGGACCTTGCCACACCGGCTCAGGTTGATCCGGATAATGATGCCGTCAAATTGATGACGATTCACAAGAGTAAAGGGCTTGAGTTCCCCGTTGTTTTTGTCTTACAAACGAACAAACACTTTAACCGTCGCGATCAAAGCGGACCGGCAATTTTAACTAAAAATGGGATCGGTATTAAGTGGCTCGACCCGCAAACCCGGGTGGAATATGAGTTACCGCAATACCAAGCCGCCAAAGCCGCTCGACAAAATCAAACATTGGCTGAAGAAATGCGTCTTTTGTATGTGGCGTTGACGCGTGCCCAGCAACGCCTCTATGTTGTTGGCGCAACCATGAGCGGGCAGCAATTAACTTCGGCTGACAAAACGGTCGCCAAGTGGGCCAAAGCCGCGGAAGGTGAACAGCTCACACTTGCACCGCAAATTCGCGGGGCGGCAACGAATTATCTGGATTGGATCGGACCGGCCCTCATTCGTCATCCGCAAGTCAAAGGACTGACTGAAACCACCGTCAAACCGGCCTTGATAGCTGATCCAACCGAGTTTTCCATTGCAATCGAGACTCATCCGCAAATTAAAGTCGGAGTGGCGACCAAAACGCCAGCCAAAACAGATGCACCTGCGATTGATCTGACAGGATGGTTTGCCAAACAGTATCCATTCCAAGCTGCCACGACAACGGCAGGCTTTCAAAGTGTTTCGGAAATCAAGCGGGCTTTTGACGATCCGGATACGATGGAACTTGTAAGTGCCGACCGATTTTTAGGGCAAAAACCGCCGCTACACGATTTAAGTGCCCCAGCATTTTTGACCGAAACTTCCGGTGGTGGGAATGCCGCTGCGATTGGAACGGCGACGCATTTATTGCTCCAATTGGTTGACCTGACCAAACCGATTACGCTGAACAGTCTAGAAGCCTTGCGCCACCACTTGATAACCACCGGGGTCATGCCGGCAGAGGTTGCCAAGCGGATTGACCTAACTGCTTTGGTGCGCTTTTTTGCAACCGATCTAGGGCAGTTATTGCAAGCTAAGCCGCAACAGGTGCAACGGGAAGTGCCGTTTTCCATGTTGTTGCCTGCCAATCAGTTGTTTGAGATTTTACAAAATGACCCCGGCGAGGATGTTTTGGTTCACGGGATTATGGACGGTTATGTGACTGAGGCCGATGGTGTCACGTTGTTTGACTACAAAACCGATCACGAGCCCGATCCGGCAAAGTTAGTCGCGCGTTATCGTGGCCAACTGAACTTATACGCTCAGGCCCTGGCGCAACTTCAACCCGAGCCGGTTACCCATCGTTATCTGGTCTTGTTACGGACAGGAACGATTGTGGATTTAGTAGCAGAGTCAACAGGGAAATAG